The window TTCACTACTACCAATATTGCAACAGATCATAACCAGCTTACTATGGAATTAATGAAGAAAGTTGCATTAAGACATGATCTTGTATGCTTATTGCATGAGAAACCATTTGCTGGTATTAATGGATCAGGTAAACACAATAACTGGTCGATGGGAACAGATGATGGAGTGAATCTATTAGAACCAGGTCATACTCCACATGACAATCAGCAATTCCTCGTATTCTTATCTGCGGTTATCAAAGCTGTCGACGAATACGCAGATTTATTAAGAGTATCAGCTGCAAACCCAGGAAATGATCATAGACTTGGTGCTAATGAGGCTCCTCCAGCTATCATTTCAATATTCCTTGGTGAACAGTTGCAAGATATCCTTGAACAGATCGAAAAAGGCGGAGCAACAAGCTCTAAAACTGGCGGTCTAATGGAAATCGGTGTTAATACGCTTCCTGCTTTGCCTAAAGATGCAACTGACAGAAACAGAACTTCTCCTTTTGCATTTACTGGTAATAAGTTTGAATTTAGAATGGTTCCTTCTTCTGCATCCATTGCTGCACCAAACTACATCACAAATACAATCGTAGCTGAAGCACTAGATGAAATTGCTACTCGCTTGGAAAAAGCTGCTGATGTCAATACTGAAGTAAATGCAATTCTTACTGAAATTGCAACTAAGCATAAGAAAGTAGTCTTCAACGGAAACGGATACTCAGATGAATGGGTCGCTGAAGCTGAAAAGAGAGGCCTTCCAAACATCAAGACTACTGTAGAAGCAATCAAAGCTTTAGTAGCTGAGAAAAACTTAGCAGTTATGGAAAAACATGGTGTATTAAGCAGAGTCGAGATGGAATCACGTTATGAAATAGAACTTGAGAACTATATCAAGACTATTAACATCGAAGCTTTAACAATGATCGAGATGGCTAAGCGAGAAATTCTTCCTGCTGTTATTAATTTTGCTACCAACTTGGC is drawn from Sporomusaceae bacterium FL31 and contains these coding sequences:
- the glnA gene encoding glutamine synthetase: MELMKKVALRHDLVCLLHEKPFAGINGSGKHNNWSMGTDDGVNLLEPGHTPHDNQQFLVFLSAVIKAVDEYADLLRVSAANPGNDHRLGANEAPPAIISIFLGEQLQDILEQIEKGGATSSKTGGLMEIGVNTLPALPKDATDRNRTSPFAFTGNKFEFRMVPSSASIAAPNYITNTIVAEALDEIATRLEKAADVNTEVNAILTEIATKHKKVVFNGNGYSDEWVAEAEKRGLPNIKTTVEAIKALVAEKNLAVMEKHGVLSRVEMESRYEIELENYIKTINIEALTMIEMAKREILPAVINFATNLATSINEIKATGIEVDVTAQTELLTEVSSLAAALKKNTAVLEAAVEKASNAHGDTFEQASLFRFDVFEKMGTLRGVADTLETLVEKDVWPMPTYGDLLFNV